One genomic region from Quercus robur chromosome 4, dhQueRobu3.1, whole genome shotgun sequence encodes:
- the LOC126724227 gene encoding putative disease resistance RPP13-like protein 1, producing MSVIGEAALSAFFEVLFDNLSSSDLLKIFQQEQVHADLKKWKTTLPKIRAVLDDAEDKQMTSKFVKSWLDDLEDLAYDVDDILDEFATEALRRKLNAEEPSTSKVRKFIPACCVGLNPSSIMFDANMRSKINEINTRLQEIVTQKNDLELRENTGRGRTGATRPRMPTTSLVNEGHTHGRVEDKKAIVKLLLSGESSNAPLSVIPILGMGGMGKTTLAQLVYNDDVVSNYFDVKAWGCVSEDFDIVKVTREILQSVTSESCNDNNLDLLQVKLKGKLSGKKFLLVLDDVWNENYNDWTRLRCPFEFGAPGSKIIITTRSDRFSSTMGTTQAYKLKELPDDACLIVFIQNTLGTTDFSAYPELQEFGPKILERCQGLPLAAKTLAGLLRTMHYDEWKNVLNNKIWDMSEENSDVLPTLRLSYLYLPSHLKRCFAYCSLFPKDYEFEEQELVLLWMAEGLVQESEKHKPMEALGVEYFCDLYKRSLFQQSSRNRSLFVMHDLINDLAQWAAGQLCHWLEDKSSGNMQPKISTKVRHFSYARCAYDGITKFKGLTKDMHLRTFLPLPTKDWSYLTNYVFSCLLPQFRCLRVLSLSGYQIFELPSSIGDLKHLRYLNLSKTLIRSLPESTSSLYNLQTLILKYCERLTKLPEKIGNLVNLRHLDIEGAHLIKEMPVGIKELKNLQTLSNFVVGKDTASKIGDLMNLESLKGTLCISHLENVLEVEDARRANLLGKKNLNVLVMKWESELDQRASLDILDMLQPSTTMKEISIDGYVGAKFPTWFGHPSFSNMVLLRIERCRKCTSLPAIGQLPSLRDLALVGLSAVEIIGLEFYGEDCPKPFQSLETLCFKDMQEWKDWIPCKVEYEEFPCLRELSISQCPKLQGKLPHHVPLLEKFSINGCEQLDVSIPNFPKLHALEIKGCKGVVSRSTDELCFPKSTILSIPYVKSLTEEFMHGLAKVENLEIDNCKELTSLWQDEFKSLIMLDIRDCSSLVNISLTSTLRTLNITGCSGLKSLSISNCACLEKASILRCNSLTLISRGQLPQNLKTLYISHCENLQFLVDEGEASSNSSSLLEDLVIGGCPSLKCLSSSGDLPTTLKRLKIWSCIELTSFSSKSELPTALKYLYVYNCPKMESIANNLPNNASLEYLQIERCAKLKSLPVGLHKLCHLNKIEIWNCPSFVSIPDGGLLPTSLRELSIYHCEKLMPVWPNCMPNLNSLFILNCPSVIYFPEEGYPTSLTSLSFGGENICKQVTVWGLHRLTSLTSLCIVGGIPDWQSFPDEQDGKLTMTLPSSLTQLRIRSIPNIVILSSLGFQNLSALEELDIRFCPKLASLPEKGLPPSLLRLYIYECPLLKQHCKKGGREWSKIANVPCVLIDNWSVYEVEEEQQ from the exons CTGGAAGACTTGGCTTATGATGTGGACGACATCCTGGACGAGTTTGCTACTGAAGCTTTGCGACGTAAGTTGAATGCAGAAGAACCCAGCACAAGTAAGGTACGAAAGTTCATCCCTGCTTGTTGTGTGGGTTTGAATCCAAGTTCTATCATGTTTGATGCCAATATGCGGTCCAAGATTAATGAAATCAATACAAGGTTGCAAGAAATTGTAACACAGAAGAATGATCTGGAATTGAGAGAAAATACAGGCCGGGGAAGAACTGGAGCAACAAGACCAAGGATGCCCACGACTTCTTTGGTGAATGAAGGTCATACTCATGGCAGAGTAGAAGATAAAAAGGCTATTGTCAAGTTGTTGTTGAGTGGTGAATCGAGTAATGCTCCACTCTCTGTGATTCCCATACTTGGTATGGGGGGAATGGGTAAGACAACTCTTGCCCAACTAGTTTACAATGATGATGTGGTGAGCAATTATTTTGATGTGAAAGCATGGGGTTGTGTTTCTGAAGATTTTGATATTGTAAAGGTGACAAGAGAAATTCTACAATCTGTCACTTCTGAATCCTGCAACGATAATAATTTAGATTTACTACAAGTCAAATTGAAAGGGAAATTATCAGGCAAAAAGTTCTTGCTCGTTTTGGATGATGTATGGAATGAAAACTATAATGATTGGACTAGGCTGCGTTGTCCATTTGAATTTGGGGCTCCAGGAAGTAAGATAATCATCACAACTCGAAGCGATCGTTTTTCATCAACAATGGGCACTACTCAAGCTTACAAGTTGAAAGAGTTGCCAGATGATGCTTGCTTGATTGTATTTATCCAAAACACATTGGGGACAACAGATTTTAGTGCATATCCAGAACTTCAAGAATTTGGtcctaaaattttggaaagGTGTCAGGGATTGCCTTTGGCAGCAAAAACTCTTGCAGGCCTATTACGTACTATGCATTATGATGAGTGGAAAAATGTGCTCAATAACAAGATATGGGATATGTCAGAAGAAAATAGTGATGTTCTACCAACCCTTAGATTGAGCTATCTATATCTCCCTTCACATTTAAAGAGATGTTTTGCCTATTGTTCACTATTCCCGAAAGATTATGAATTTGAGGAACAAGAACTAGTCCTGTTATGGATGGCGGAAGGTTTGGTTCAAGAATCAGAAAAGCATAAGCCAATGGAAGCTCTTGGTGTTgagtatttttgtgatttataTAAGCGATCACTTTTTCAACAATCAAGTAGGAATAGATCACTCTTTGTCATGCACgacttaatcaatgatttagctCAATGGGCAGCGGGACAGTTGTGCCATTGGTTGGAAGATAAATCAAGTGGTAATATGCAACCCAAGATTTCTACAAAGGTACGTCATTTCTCCTACGCTCGTTGTGCATATGATGGCATCACAAAATTTAAAGGCTTGACAAAAGATATGCATTTGCGGACCTTCCTACCGCTACCAACAAAAGACTGGAGCTACTTAACAAATTATGTTTTTAGTTGTTTATTGCCACAGTTTAGATGTTTAAGGGTATTATCTTTATCTGGATATCAAATTTTTGAGTTACCAAGTTCAATCGGTGATTTGAAACATCTAAGATACCTCAACCTTTCTAAAACTTTGATTAGAAGTTTACCAGAATCAACAAGTTCTTTATACAATTTGCAAACAttgatattgaaatattgtgAGAGACTCACAAAGTTACCGGAGAAAATTGGGAATCTAGTCAATCTTCGGCATCTTGATATTGAAGGGGCCCATTTAATCAAAGAGATGCCAGTGggaataaaagaattaaaaaacctACAAACATTGTCTAATTTTGTTGTGGGGAAAGATACTGCATCGAAGATAGGGGACTTGATGAACTTGGAGTCTCTTAAGGGAACACTTTGCATTTCACACTTGGAGAATGTGCTTGAAGTCGAGGATGCAAGAAGGGCCAACTTACTTGGTAAGAAGAATTTAAATGTATTAGTGATGAAATGGGAGTCCGAGCTTGATCAAAGAGCTAGTCTAGATATTCTTGACATGCTACAACCTTCAACAACGATGAAAGAAATTTCAATTGATGGCTATGTTGGTGCAAAATTCCCAACTTGGTTTGGACATCCATCATTTTCTAATATGGTGCTCCTAAGGATTGAGAG GTGCAGGAAATGCACATCCTTACCTGCAATTGGACAATTACCATCCTTGAGAGACcttgcccttgtaggattgtctGCAGTGGAAATCATTGGTCTTGAGTTTTATGGGGAAGACTGCCCAAAGCCTTTCCAATCCTTAGAGACACTTTGCTTTAAGGATATGCAAGAATGGAAAGATTGGATTCCATGCAAAGTTGAGTACGAAGAATTCCCTTGCTTGCGTGAGCTTTCTATTTCTCAATGTCCTAAATTGCAAGGAAAATTGCCTCACCATGTTCCATTATtggaaaaattttctattaatggATGTGAGCAATTGGACGTTTCAATTCCAAACTTCCCAAAGCTTCATGCATTAGAAATTAAGGGATGTAAAGGGGTGGTGAGCAGAAGTACAGATGAGTTATGCTTTCCAAAGTCAACTATTCTTTCTATTCCATATGTGAAAAGCTTGACGGAGGAGTTCATGCATGGGTTAGCTAAGGTAGAAAATCTAGAGATAGATAATTGTAAGGAGCTAACATCTTTGTGGCAGGATGAATTCAAATCCCTTATAATGCTGGATATAAGAGATTGCTCAAGCCTTGTCAACATCAGCTTGACATCTACTTTAAGGACACTAAATATTACGGGTTGTAGTGGTTTGAAATCCTTGTCAATCTCTAATTGTGCATGTTTGGAAAAGGCAAGCATTTTGAGATGTAATTCTTTGACGTTGATTTCAAGAGGTCAGTTgcctcaaaatttgaaaacactATATATAAGTCATTGTGAGAATTTGCAGTTTTTGGTAGATGAGGGAGAGGcttcttctaattcttcttctcttcttgaGGACTTGGTTATTGGGGGCTGTCCATCTCTAAAATGCTTATCATCAAGTGGCGACCTACCTACCACGCTTAAACGCCTTAAGATTTGGTCATGCATAGAGCTCACATCCTTTTCATCAAAAAGCGAGTTACCTACAGCTCTTAAATACCTTTATGTATACAACTGTCCAAAGATGGAGTCAATAGCGAACAACTTACCCAACAATGCGTCTCTTGAATATCTTCAAATCGAAAGGTGTGCAAAGTTGAAATCCTTACCGGTGGGCCTACACAAACTCTGCCACCTCAATAAGATCGAGATATGGAACTGCCCTAGTTTTGTTTCCATCCCAGATGGAGGGTTACTCCCCACCAGCTTGAGAGAGCTTTCGATCTACCACTGTGAGAAACTCATGCCGGTCTGGCCCAACTGCATGCCGAACCTCAATTCTCTTTTTATCCTCAATTGTCCAAGCGTCATATACTTTCCAGAAGAGGGTTACCCCACCAGTCTAACATCACTCTCATTTGGCGGGGAGAATATCTGTAAGCAAGTAACTGTGTGGGGATTGCACAGACTAACCTCTCTTACATCACTCTGTATTGTTGGTGGAATTCCAGATTGGCAGTCGTTTCCAGATGAGCAAGATGGGAAGCTGACGATGACGCTTCCTTCCTCTCTTACCCAGCTAAGGATTCGGAGCATTCCAAATATAGTAATTCTATCTTCTTTGGGCTTTCAAAATCTCTCTGCTCTTGAAGAATTGGACATCAGATTTTGCCCTAAACTCGCATCCCTCCCAGAGAAGGGCCTACCTCCCTCGCTTCTGCGACTTTATATTTACGAGTGTCCATTGCTGAAACAACACTGCAAGAAAGGCGGGCGAGAGTGGTCCAAGATAGCCAACGTCCCTTGCGTTCTGATTGATAATTGGTCTGTCTATGAGGTGGAGGAGGAGcagcaataa